Within the Dunckerocampus dactyliophorus isolate RoL2022-P2 chromosome 10, RoL_Ddac_1.1, whole genome shotgun sequence genome, the region CCTCCAACTTGAAGAAGAGTGAAGAGTGTTAGACTCCAACATGCCTTGCCTGCCCCGTAGCAACGGTAAACGCCTTACCTCTTCTAATTCAGCTAATTTATCCACCAGTTCAAGACCTGTCAAAAGAAGAGCGAGTCAGTCACATCCTTTGCTTGTGCATTCCCCGACGTCTCACCTGGAGGATCGTTCTTTTCAACTGGAACTGAGCTTTTGTGGAGAAGCAACGATAGAATTTTGCCCTGGATGTCCCCGTCATCTTTGGGATTAAACATCCGGTTACCTGCACGAGCAAAAAGGAAAGCATTGGTTGGGCACCGTCCCTCGACAAAGTGGTGCCGTAACTTACCTGCGCTGAATAGGTTCCTTCCTTCCACGTGGATCACGCCCTGCAGCAGTAACAAAGCCAGGAGTCCGAAGAGGAAGTTGACAACTGGAACCCGATCCATGACGCTCGATGTACGGTCCCAAATGCAGCCCGTCGTCAAGCCAACGATTCTCCTCCTCGGATCCATCCTGTCGATTTATGTATCCTTTTGGAGGCGGGAGGCGGAGCCAGCGGGCTACTTGCGTGTGAAATCAATGACATGTCACGGTGAGTGTCGTCAGCAGTCAAGCTTTTCACGGCTATACAGCAGCTGACTGAAATATGACGTTCTCGGCAAGGCCGGTAACTCTATATCACTCTGACACTGGGGAATCAAACCGAGAGAGGACGTCATCAATCAACTTGATGGTCATGAGAGGCCACAATCACACTTTCTGGCACCAGCAAGTCTTTTTCTTTTATAGTAATGAATTCTTGAAATAGCCACACAAGGCTGTGGTGGGATAAGGAGGCATAGCACATTGATTCTGTCCCAAAGTGCATTATAGCAAGAGATGAGCTCCACCGTCTTGGCTGTGGGACCGATTTGGAGGTGAGGGAACATTCATCACGGCAGGCAAGCCAACTAACCAGCGCCCCACTACATCACAATACTTTGTGCGTCAATGAAGCTCTGCCAGGAGAGCAGGTATCATGCGGGCGAGGTGTTAAGGAAATGAGCTGTCTGGCAGCGGATGAATTTGGCCGGTCAGGGTATCATAAAAGTTGACTGGAGAGCCCCATCTCCCCTCCAAGTACCTTTTTGCAGATCCATCACTTAAAGTTATTCTGCTAGGGAGCTCTGGGACTCTGTGAAGAGTGGAGAGATGTGTTTAAAAAATTAAAGGTCACTGTGGGGTCTCGGGGATGAAATTAGCAAAGTTTGAGTCGTGACAAACTTTTAAGTCAACGAAAAATGAAGGCACAGCCCACGTGGGAACACTCCTGGGCTTGTCGTGTCGGTGTCGGATGAGTAAATAGTTACGCCCTTGGTGGAAACAGTGTAATACATAAGgaacacctacatgtggcgctgtaaacagacacacagacagaaccacTCCACACACCAAaactgtagaagaagaaagaaggcatGCACTTCCGGTCCGCGATCGGGTCCAAAGTGGAAGTACTTCTACGAGTCATTTTGAAacataagacaaaaacaaatatcaggagaatgttgactgggagtcgtccatccatccatcttctgtccATCTTTTATCCAAGGTTGGGTTGTGGGcatagcagcctaagcaggaaaacccagacttccctctccccggctacttcacccagctcctcctggcagatcctgaggcgttcccagtgtctctccaacgtgtcctgggttccctgaggcctcctaccagtcggacgtgtcctgaacacccccccagggaggcgtccgggaggcatcctgaccagatgcccgagccacctcatctggctcctctcaatgcggaggagcagcggttctactcggacttctcccagatgacagcgCTTcacaccttatctctaagggagagcccagccaccctacgaagaaaactcattttggccgcttgtacccgccatcttttcctctcggtcactacccaaagctcatgaccacaggtgagggtaggaacacaGATTGACCAGTaagttgagagctttgcctttgggctcagctccctTCACACCACAACAGAttgatgcagagtctgcatcaccaCAGACACCCGGCCAATCCTCCTGTCCacctcacgttccatccttccctcactcgtgaaccaGACCTTGAAGTACTtaaaactcctccacttggggcagaatCTCATCCATCTCATCAACTCCATCCTTTTCCGGTGAGAATCAAGGATTCGGACTTGGGAGTCGtgccagtcaaaatattcagatttgTGTTGGCTTTTTGGTACCGGTACACAACTGGTCACTTCTGGTGACGTGACAGACGAGTATTCCGTGTCTTTGTTTTCAGTTGActgcatttctgtttttttcattctatcGGTCCAATGACCAAACTAGTAAAGAACACATTGTATGCAAGTGGTTGGGTTTTTGGTATTACTGTACGTGACTGAAATCAATCAGCACTTGTAACGCAAGGCCTTGCTCAGAGCTGATGAACTGTGCAGTCATGTGTTCGGTTTCAACCAAATTACTGCAACACTAATGAAAACAGTCAGGCCATGTTGATCTTTCACTGTGTCAGTTCATGAACATACCCTCATGGTGTCATTGATTTCACTCCAATGGATCACTAATTGCAATGCATTGCATGTCAGCCTCAGAGGCTGGAGATCCGCGTTGGCAACTCCAttgggagtttgcatgtttttcccaaaaacaggcatgttaggttcattggagtttgtacattattatattataggtACCAATGGTTGGTTGTACATGCAGTATGTGTCCTGTCATTGGCTAGCTCCAGGGTGGATCCCGCctcctgcccaaagtcagctgggataggatccagctcacctgtgaccctaatgagggcaaGCGGTATCcgtagaagacggatggatggatatacagcATGACACTAGAGGGAGTTGTTAGCATTATGGTCACGTGATGTGTGTTGTGTAAATATGAGATGTTCTCACAGTGGTGTGCTTTCGTgtcccatcctgtgtgttccatCAACCTTTTGTCATTCTTGATTTAGGCTCAAATATTGCTTGCATGCgcctttaattaaaaaaaaattcacatgaaggatttgaatgagtagttgttttttattgtattattctgCTCAGACAAGTGTtttaataaaagggaataagagcataattatatatattttttatttttaatattttttaatatcattACATTATCCTCTATTTATACACTAGTATTTTTTCCCAAACCCATtgccctgtgttttattctgattaaaatcaataaattaaaggcaaaaatcacaaaatctttCAAGGAGTTGAAACAGTTCAAGGACAAAGTATCGGTACTGGCTCTGTCTTGTATTATTTGGGGATCGAAACcagtatcgcccaaccctagtctGCAGCTGCAGACTTTCAACTGAAAGAGCGGCGTCAAGACAGCGAAATAGTGGAAGGATTTGGTCGGAAGTAAAGCCTATCTTTTCACAATAAGACAGTAATTTAACGAAAATATGTTAAATCGCCACCATGATTGTGATTTAAACAAATTAGCTTTACAGTTGAATGTTGGTGACTTAAAATGAACAGTGTTGCCGGTACCGTATACGTTGTAAGACGTCATTACTTTATGTTGCATTTTACTTTGACATCTTCAACCGGAAAATGTGGTATAGCACGAATCAGTCTTGCAGGGGGGAGACAAGGAAGAGattcgtgtttaaaaaaaaaacccgacaCACTAGCTGGGGCAGGGTTGCTGTCATCTACGGAAGGCAATCAGAGTGACCGTCCACCACCTGAACCATCCGTCCGGTTTATGAGATAAGGCGATCAATCAGCCGCCGGTTAACCTTCGGGCGGGGGGGGAGACAGACGCATAGGAGCAATTTACGATCTTCAACTCCTGAGTGGCGACAACATGGCTGAGTGTAACGTTAGCATCGACCAGGACAAGCTACCTGGCGTGAAAGAGGGTAACGTCCACCACgcaccatttttttgtttggcttGTCACGTCTAAATCCTTTAAACGTGTTGTTTTAAACTTGTCACGGCTAACCATTTaacgttgttgttttttttgttttttttactagccACGTCTAACCATGTAAACACAGGTAACGCCGGCGTTGCTAGTGCTACAAGTTAGCAAAACAAAGGTGTTTCAAATGGGTTAGCATGGATGGATAGCAAACGTTAGCATAGTTCAGTGGTCTAATTAGGGTATTTTTTATCGTTTATTTGGCGCAAGTTCTGAAACACTACCATGGGTTTCCTTTGTAAGAAGATGTGGAATGGGTGAAAATGGTCCATGAGAGTGGTAACGTGTTAAGGGTTTATCCGGAGCAAGGTTACGGTAGAACCGCGTCACATGTTAACAGAGTCATCACGTCCgaaaaggaataggaagaagcagagctggtTTATTACTACTCCCCTTCTCAATTTTCACAGCAGCTGCTGATAGTTCGTTCACTTTCTGTGTTCAGTATGCACTCGTTGACCATTAAGAATGTGTCATAGTAAAGAAATAGTAGTAACGTATTCACTAATAAAGAATACATCCTTTTTTTGTTAGTCAGCTGGTCTGTTGTATTCACACGACTTTGGCGCCTGTTTTGAAAATGCAGCAACGCCCACCGCACTCTCGGGTACCTGTCTCACCAGACTGCAAAGGTGACACCACAGATGGAGCTTCCTTGAGGAATGGAATGGGGATGTTTTACGGGGGAAAAAGCAGCAGCTGGTCAGTTGGATGCTTGTTATTCTGGTCAGAGAGGAGCTGGGCTTGTCTGCAGCGGGAGTGTGCAGGAGGGGAATGATTGCTCAACAGCTGCCCTTGTCTTCTGTTGCTTGATGTGGTCTCAACTACAGTTGGAGTGCATCTTGGTGCAAACTATGAATACAAACTGCTGGTCGTACATGGTAGGGGTTCCCGGTTAAGAAGATTAAGCGTATGGTGGAGAAATATCAGCGTTAATCACATCCCACCATGGCCTGCGAGGCATGGGGGGGAGCTGTGTGGAGGTCTCACCCTCCTCATCCAAGCATCTGCCGTCTCATCTGTGAGCGTTTGTGCAGAGAATTGGTCTTTAACACTTAGAATATTGTCCCATAGAATGCATGTCCCTCACATATCACCCACGGTTTTTATTggagtttatcttcaataccaGGGGAGTCCTAACTTATTCCAGCGAAGGCCACATAGtgaagaatgaaaggatgcacttTTGTAAggatattaggggtgtcacaagatctcatgtcacTACATCtacattaaaacgtgacaagtaAAGGACACTTGACCTGGAAcaacaataaagaaataaaggaatgaatgaatgaatcgcACAATAATTGCAAATGAAGTGGATGATCAATATATTGgcacgtgcatgcgtgtccgCTTTCCTTGTTTatcgcctccaaacagacaggaagaggtttcactctgtgc harbors:
- the uts2d gene encoding urotensin 2 domain containing isoform X2, which codes for MDRVPVVNFLFGLLALLLLQGVIHVEGRNLFSAGNRMFNPKDDGDIQGKILSLLLHKSSVPVEKNDPPGLELVDKLAELEELEALREGLELEKELTVNLIDKPTTRKRGEPCFWKYCV
- the uts2d gene encoding urotensin 2 domain containing isoform X1 is translated as MDRVPVVNFLFGLLALLLLQGVIHVEGRNLFSAGKLRHHFVEGRCPTNAFLFARAGNRMFNPKDDGDIQGKILSLLLHKSSVPVEKNDPPGLELVDKLAELEELEALREGLELEKELTVNLIDKPTTRKRGEPCFWKYCV